Below is a genomic region from Brassica rapa cultivar Chiifu-401-42 chromosome A08, CAAS_Brap_v3.01, whole genome shotgun sequence.
TTGAGAAGTTTGAGACGATAAGAGACACAGAGAAGCCTGTCATTTTTTTAATCCctctttttacaaatttaacaaATTATGAGCACGAGAGAGAGATGAATCAAAAGGCTCTGTTCTTGAATTCGAGAGAATTGATTTAATTGTTTGAGAGAAGAGAATGGATAAGCAACAagaaaggaagagagagagatgtgatTTTGTTGATATAGTTAGGTTATAGAACTGTCTTTATATGGAAAATCACAAGAGATGTTTAAAACTCCCACGCGCTTCTCGATGTGACGACGTTTCCTACAACCTATTTTATtagtatttatttgttttttatatatcaacTTGCTACATTTGCATTTATATCACCTGAATCGAATCTAAGCTTTGCTGTTTTGTGTCTGTGTTTtgagatttgtttttgttagtgAGACAACTCCCTGCCAAAGTGATTCAGATTTCTAACAAAATTCAGCATTCTATAACAAAACCTCATTTGttggttacaacttacaacaaGCCGTAAGGTAACTCAGATTAATTTGATGTAAATAACcatttaaaatcaaataaattgaTACAAAAGTCTAAAGAACGTACGATCATAATTTCAACTTTAAATGACCAGTGTATGTAGTCTCTTAATCAAAATTTATCACATTTATTTCGTTGTACTTCTagatttctttttgttatttgtCATAGAAAAATCAAACTTAGAAACCTAGAAATCCAACAATAAAAAAGTCAACTCGTTTTTTTGTTTGAGCAAGTAAAGTCAACTCGTTAACGACCAAAAAAACCTCGGCACAGACACGGAGGAGAAAAAATGGAAGAGGGTGGGAGACACGCACTACATGAGCGCATGGGGAAGCTATGCAAGTGGGTGACTCATTTTTGTCGGTTTGTGCTTTTTTGGCTTtaccacaaaaataaaatagtaaaagagTGTGCTCATCCACAAACTCTTCCCTACGTAAACACGCTATTAGGCCATGGATGCCTTattccattttatttttcttatattacgTAACATTTATCTATCTATTTAATATGACTCACATTTTGTTGCGTTTCTCGAGTCTCATGTTCTTCTAGAAGCCTAACATGGATACAAGTTACAACCAATAATCCTAGAAATGGGCCTTGGCCCAGTATATTACAAGCTTCTCGCTCCTTGCTGCAATTTGTATATTGAGATCATATGTTCAATGCgagttttgatttggtttttggTATGAGTTTTTCTGTTTACGGATACAGAATTTTAGAAAaagttattaaatttatattaatgtggTACAGTCTCAATTATGGCATGTAGTTTCATAATTTTGAAGGATTattttaaaaacgtttttttaAGTTTCATAACTAGTTTCGGTAAACTTGATTATTAACCGTTAAACTCGGGCTTAGGGCCGGGTTTCTAATTATAAACCAATTGAAGATTGCATATGTTCCTGAACTGAACATTACTGATAACCAGTGTTTCTACCAGGGGCGGACCTAGCTTGTTGAAGGGTGGGGCATGTGCCACATACTGATTATAGGAAAGTTTTAAGTGATTAGTCGAACTATGGTCGGTCCGTAGGTTAATTGGTGACTTGTTGAATCGATAGTCCCATTGGATAAGTGTTACTCTCCCACTCACCATCTTGTATTccccaatgttttttttttcttgagcaCCAAAACCCCATGTTCTTTTCTACTAACATTTTTCCCGTAgccatatatatttcttttagtcaatttcttttttttccatgATTTATCAGTTAATTTATCAAACATTTTAGAACtgattttatacaaaaaattccaattgtttttttttattagttactTTTCCAAGTCTCAAAATTCAAAACTCTTTACAAGTTtgagttttctttttgaataaaaatttcATAACTATAACTTTTGttatgtttattttcatttttgctatattatttatttgtgccccatataaatattttgtctaGATCTGCCCCTCTGGTTTCTACCTATGTTTTACTTCGtgtaatttgatttttaatgcTAAATGCTAGCTTGTATATATGAATGATGATGCACGTATCCTTAGGTAGGTGTAGACTTTTGGCCTTGGACGAAAAAATGCCCAGGTCCTTTCTAGTATTCCTCCTTTAATTATTGGTTCGGCTGGCGATATCTTTTATATTCGGAGTATCTGCGGTCTACCTACGGTTCCAATAAAATCCTCGAAcctattttaatttgaaaacttCATTTATAAAACTCATTAATATATACGTTCCAaagttgaatatatatatagtaatttaaACTTCCATAGAGTATAAGATATATACGTACCGAATACTAAAATAGCTGTACCTACAATCTAATTTACTAGAAACAGCTACAAATATGAAATATGTACGCCTTCGTTGACCATTATAGCTGTCGGATTAACACCTAAAGCTAAAGCCTGGAACTAGAAGGCTAAAACAATACTAATATCCAATCAAAATCAGTTACTTGCATATGAGGTAATCTAAAGTAGATGTTCATTGCGTAATGAAAATACTACAGTACTTGTTCTTAAGCTAGAGATGCTGCATCATGGGACAGGGTCATGCTAGCTAAAATCCAATATCGTGAACAGAACCATATATAATTAACTCtcaattttctttaaaactcgGACAAAAATTATCAGGAAAAGTAAATAAAGAACAAAGAATACTCGCCTATGACCGATTGATAATATAACACATAAAAATTATTGAACAATTCATCTAACTCTCCACGATCGTCTCCAATCCAGGCCTCCAAGATCCATATTTTGATTCGTATAGTACCTTCTCTTCTAGGGTTTCTCTTATTTCCACACCACCATGATCATGATGATGATTATCATCCTTAACCAACGATGAGTTTCTTCTTCGGAATATTTTCTTCAAATGGTTATGCCGGTTTTCATTGAGTGTCTCTGCTGCTTTCTCGGAGATGAGAGCTAGCTCTTCGTGTGTTAAGACAGAGTATAACATGTCTGTGGGAAGGAGGAGGTATAGATGTCGTCTCGGCCGCAAGAACTCGTCGGGAGATACGGCGGTGACTCGGTGGCCTATTTGGAGCAGAGTTGAGTCGGTGATAAATAGACCTGAGTTTTGAGAGACGATTTGGGAAGTCTTTATGGGTTTTGAGAAGACTTCGAGCGTTCCGGTGAAAGGAGCTAAGATTTTGACTACTCCTGATGATGAGTTTGATGGTGAGCATGAAGATGTGTTTCCCATTATGTAAACAAAGTAGAATcaacaagaagagaaagagaaagttcACATTG
It encodes:
- the LOC103835914 gene encoding uncharacterized protein LOC103835914: MGNTSSCSPSNSSSGVVKILAPFTGTLEVFSKPIKTSQIVSQNSGLFITDSTLLQIGHRVTAVSPDEFLRPRRHLYLLLPTDMLYSVLTHEELALISEKAAETLNENRHNHLKKIFRRRNSSLVKDDNHHHDHGGVEIRETLEEKVLYESKYGSWRPGLETIVES